The Gossypium hirsutum isolate 1008001.06 chromosome D07, Gossypium_hirsutum_v2.1, whole genome shotgun sequence genome includes the window TTTTTACCTTATTAACTTTACATATTCTTTTTGCTGTAAATACCCAGAGTTGAaaattcattaaggattttagtttagttttaccAATCTTTCACATATGAAAATcgttgaattttgaattgaatattgttttTGTTTGGTTCTGTTTTCAGATGAATTTAAGCCAGCATCAATTGATAAGAACCAACCAGGATTATTACATAAGTCTAAAGATTATAGGGTTAAGGTAGAATTTGAAAACAACCAACATGGAAAACCCAAGGTGACATTTGATGGTGTTTGTGAAGATTACAAGGATAATGATGCTGTTTTGTTCTTTGATGGCGAGGCTTTCCGGTTGGAACGGTTACACCGAGCTGTCAAGCGGTTGAGGCATGTACGTCAACCTGGCGAATCCATGGCTGCAGCTACCGGTACCACAGCCATGGCTCCTTCAGTTGGTCGTGCTGCAGAGTCTTATTCCCCTCCACTTGGTAAAGGGCCAAAACCCGAGTCTTCAAACAAAAGTCCAGTTCCTCCATTACTGGAACATATTGACACTGGTGACTTCAATAGCGGAGGTGAGCACGCATCTTCAATTCCTAATAAACCAAAGGTTTCACCAGATCCAAAAAGTTATGAATCAGAAGAACAGGTTGATATAGTCAACGATGATGATGACAATGATGGGTTGGGAACCGATAAACAAGATGACAACGCTTCTGAAAAGATATCCACTGGTGTTGGCATCGATATAAACTTACCAGTTGACATAGATGAGGAGGTTGATTTAAGTGAGGATGAAGAACATAAAGCAGGACGTAGTGCCGCAGAAGCTCTTAGAGCTCAAGTGAATGCTGAAGAGAAAGAAGAGCAGAGTTCAAGCTCGAGTAGTAGTAGTGGAAGTGAGAGTAGTGGGAGCGGTAGCGGTAGTGAAAGTAGCGGAAGTGGTAGTGGAAGTGGAAGTGAAAGCAGTGATGGCAATTCAGAAGTATCTATTTAAGTGGTTGATGatcatgtatgtatgtatgtatatgctAATGCTACAATCATGACAATGTAATGATGCAACCATAATCTGATATCTATTAAGTTTCAATTCATTGAGATTGTGTTCTTTTTTgtcatttttgaaaaaataattgttACAATCTAACATGTCAAAAGCTTAAAGAGAGAAACAACAATGGAGGTAAACAGTTCTCTCACAAAATCTTCATAAAGGAGCAGCTTCTTTCTTTTCCTGGCCACCTGTATGACCATTCTGTAGCATTTTATGTTCTGTAGGCAAATTCTTCTTTGCTTTCTTGCTCCCTTCAACTTTCCACAAATCCCAAACCCGGGTCTTCGGTGGCGGTGCTGCATCTGCAATTGGAGCAACTAACCCTGGCTTGCCATCGTCTATAACTCCGTCGATTAGACCATATTCCTTGGCTTCCCAAGGATTCATGAAATTATCCCGGTCTGTATCTACTTCGATCTGCAACATAATGGATAGTAAAAAACAAACACCGAGTGTGATAAAAAAAACAGTAGATGATAAAGGCAACAGAAGGCATTAACCTGTTCTTCGGGCTTTCCTGTAACTCTTGATAAAATCTTGTTCAACTTAACCTTATGGTACACCATTTCCCTTATCCGTATGCTCATCTCTGTTGCCTGTAATCATATGCGGCGGTCGAGTGTGAATAATGAACCACCAGAAATCAACTAGCGACATTATATATTATCAAATACACTCTCAACACACATAAGCAGAAAACCGATCTACGTAGAATTAGCAGAAAAACTTTGTATTGACAATTCGGGCAAGCACTCAAAGTTGGTATAGTATGGAGACCCTGTATtgaagttagattgcattttgccttatctattaaaaaatagataaattagtccttGTATATGAGTTCAAagaacaaattagtcctttttgttaaaaattttatccatttgtattgttaaaaactaacgAGGCTGACAGAATAACCAGATAGTGATATATGACGTACCACATGTATCTCATGCTGACATATAGGGgccaatttttaacagaatgaccagTTTGCTTTTTTATCTAATTTATAAAGACTAGCTTGCCCATTTTTGAGTAGTAGGGGCAAAATACAACCCGACTACTAGTACAGAGGCTTTTGTGATACTTTTACCTATAAGACAGTCAACTCTAGCAAATATAATGCAATCAAATCTCTCGTTGGTTTAAGCCACACAATGAAGCTAATAGTGCCCAACAATCCTTGAAACGAGGATATAAAGCGGATCATCATAGACTTACTTTGCCTCCAGCAGTTCCAAGTGGTTGATGAATCATCACTCTCGAATTAGGCATGCAAAACCTCTTCCCTTTTGTACCGGTAGCCAAGAGAAACGCACCCATTGATGCAGCTAGCCCTAGACAAATAGTCGAAACATCTGCTTTGCACATCTTCATGGCATCGTATATTCCCATTCCTACAAGCAACAACCAATGAGAGAAGGTTAATGTACACCTAAACTGTTTGCATATCACCTAAGTGAATGCTTCTCGGTGTTGAGTATTAAACAACATACACAGGACCAAAGGAAATCAAGCATGttagcaaacaaaagaaaatgaaattgcaTGTTTTGTAAACACTTCTTTGAGTTCATTATCATAATTATATATCTTACGCTCATTGTATATACATACACACCTATACATTTTGCGCCTTACTTCACTTAAGGTTCTTTTTTGCTGTGCATCCTTAAATAACACTGATCAAAGACCATTTGCAAACCATATGATTACTTTGAAACTAACCGAGCTCGGAACTCTAGGAGTTTACCTTATTGTAAACTACAAAGAATACCCTAAATGTAAACCGTATTAAACAGTTTATCAAGTTCCAAAGCCTATTCTAATTCTTATGAAGAAAGGCAACAAAAAACAGAAAGAAGCAAGGAGTCGAGCATATGGAAGAATACATATAGACATACCAGCAGTGACAGAGCCGCCGGGTGAATTGATGAACAATTTTATGTCTTTCTCAGAGTCTTCAGCATCGAGAAGTAATAGCTGACTTATAATCAAGTCTGCTGTCATGTCATCCACCTATTTAAcatcaatgaaaaataaaaaacagttCAAACCAAAATAATCACTGAGACCTTAAATTCGAAGCCATAATACCGTAAATTTCGAAAAGTCTATCTTTAAACCAACTAAATGCTGAAGAAAGATAATCCCATTTCCTCTATATTccataaaaaaaacacaaatagatgttaacaaacaaatcaatttccaaattgaattataaaactaTGGGATAAATCTTCAAAATTACACATGAACTTCAATGTGTTGTGCAATGTAATCCATTGATTTGGTGCAAAGTGGTATAAGAATTGCGTATCAAAATCTTAACAGTACAATAGGAAAAAAAACACTGAATGATTGCACTAAAAGTTCACCAATCAAGTTGCATATTTGATCAGTAAGTAATATTTCTACCCTTTAAAAACCAAACCCATTAtccaacaataataataataataaagcaaagAACGGCAATAAACAAATCGATTTCCAAATTGAATTATAGAAACTATGGGATAAATCTTCAAAATTACACATGAACTTCAATATAGTGGGCAATGTAATCCATTGATTTGGTGCAAAGCGGTATAAGAATTGAGTATCAAAATCAACACTTTACCAGTACAATAGCAAAAAGAAAACGCTGAATAATTGCACTAAAAGTTCACAAATCAAGTTGCATATTTGATCAATAAATAACATTCCACCCTTTAAAAACCAAACCCACTTTCCCAATTGAAAATATAAACCAAACCCATACTCAAGATTGTGTAACAAAGCAATAAAGAAGCAAagaactttaaataaaaataaaaacccaaacctGAGAACCCAAAAATATAATCCTTTGACGAAGAAGCATGTTGGTAGTGTCAAGCTCTTCAAATCTGGGAAACCAAGTTGGAGTTGTTGAAGATGAAGAAAGAGGGGATAAATTAGAGACATCCCAATTACTGGATACTGTTGCTCTTTTTGGATATGAATTCCTTAAAGCTTTTACAGTGGATTTTACTCTATTTTTGTTTGTAAAAAGAGAATTTTTATTAACAAGACATGGTGGTGGCTTGGCTATTTGGGTTAAACTCATCTCCATGTTTGTAAAGATCGCGTTTTTCgttttgtgttctttggttcCGTCTGCCGTATGCGTTTGGGTTTTGCAAGACACTGGTTTGGGATATGTTATATGACTATGACTATTTGGAtgtcaaaacggtgtcgttttagtTACAAATACAAATCTCCATTTGCCTTTGTCCTTAGTTAAAAGGCTTAATGCATCGTTTACTCTCTAAAGTATATCGCTTTTCTTGTTTTGGTCCTTAAAATGATTTTTCGCCCAAATTTAAAGTTTTCgacttttcatttattcaatcttTTGCAagattttcaaaaccaaattctttggatttaattgaataaattataaaaattaaattatatatatttaaaaatagacAAAACATATTCGACAATCACTTCAACTAGTTTAACTAACCAGTTTAATCAATCCGATTGGATGGTTCAACTAGTTTATAGGTTAACCAATTCAATTCCTTATTCTAGCTCGGTACTTTTAGTCCATCCGGTTCAATTCTAAAATGAGTGATCCTTTgccattaaataaattttttgtgaTACCCAACCAATTAGAAACTGAACTGTTGTGATATCCAATGAGTTATAAATTGCCACATGTTTGATGATGATATACGACAGAGTTAGTTgtggtaaattttttaaattaatgccAGATTAATAGGGTGCGTAAAATTTATCAATTGTCCTGAATTTGTTTAAGAATCatatcaaattaatagaatatataaAGATTGAGGGTCAAGCTTGTTATTATACAAGTAAAAGAGTAGGATAAATTGACCGAAATTGTTATCAATGGTAGCGGCGAGCAATCAATTTAATGGTTGGGTTTTTCTTGAACTGACTTTAACATGAAAAAATCGACTCGGTCGATGATAGTTAATCAAACCAATCAAATCAAACCAATTTTAATTTGGTCGATTTGATTGATTTTTCCGATTAACCAACTTTGGGTTATTGAATtagatttatataattatttattatacattaagaatataaatatattttaaacaatttaaaaataatataaaataagttatttttaagCCGGTTCGGATtcaaaaatcaataattaattaaaacaaaggtAAAACCAACCAACCCGCCCCAAGTGACTAAACCGAAACTGAAAAATCGAATGGGTCGGTTAAAATTGTAATGTTCCTTAGTTGCTCACCCTCGTAATAAATTGTTGTGACATTTTTTGAGAGAACGAATTTCAGAGGGATTGGATAAAAATTTCAGAGGGAATTTGTTGTGACAATTTTCACCTTTTGCCTTTTACCTTGGATAAAAGCCAGCCCAGTCCTCTTCCGCTATCTAGTTATTGCAGCAGTAGATGGAATGGAGatacaaaacatgaaatagaaGCTGAAAAACAGCAGCAAATGTCAAAAATCAAGTTCCCAAAAACACAATTTAGCCATTGAAGTAACagagaggaaaaagaaacaaagagaaaagaagaatAGAGATAAATTATGTATTCAACCTCAATGCTACGtcgtttcttcttcttcaatgcAGCAGCATCATCGTCTTCAATAACACCTTCTTCTTCTACTACTACTATTACTTCCAAGAAAAAATCACTTGTCTTCTTGGGTTCCCCTCAGGTAAAAAAGtatcattttcaatatatttttctttGCTGTTTTGTATTGTTTTTCTAAACAATTGGTTTCCTTTTTTTAAAAGGTCTCTGCAACAGTTCTTGATGCTCTCTTCAATGCTTCTGCTGCACCAAGTTCTTCTTTTGAGGTACTAGGGAGAAAAAAAAGTTCGAGACTTTTGttgtaatttggtcctttatAAGTTCATTGATAATGGGTTATTGTTAGTTCTTGAAAGTATGGTCTCGTTCGGTGATAATGTTCATTGAGATTAGCtaaaattgattgttttaggGTTTATAATGGGAGTCAGCCTATCAATTGGTGTTCCCAATTGTATGCGGAACTGTGAATTGAAACTTTACTGGTTTTCTTGGCATTATACCTTGCATTTTGCAGCCTCTAATTGGTTCATGtagcaaattggtccttttgttaaatatttcatcaatttctactTTTAAAAACATGAGGTACATATGGCACTGTATTGTAATTCTTTGGTTATTTCATCGGTTAGCCAGTTTTTTACTGTAGAaaaggatgaaaattttaattgaaacgaagaattttgctctttgatttaatatattggaactaatttgctcatttttttgagtaaatgggacaaaatgcaatctgactcctagtacagGGGCCTATATGATACTTTTACCTCAATATATGCATTTGCTGGAGGAAGAGCTTAAAATACTCGTGCTATTTTGcgacatagttttttttttcgttGATAGTCATTGCTATATTTACAATTCATTTAGGTCACAGCAATTGTTACTCAGCCGCCTTCTAGAAGAGATAGGGGCAGAAAGGTGATGCCGTCACCGGTGGCACAATATGCTCTTGATAGAGGCTTTCCTTCTGATCTCATCTTCACACCCGAACGTGCTGGAGAGGTAGTTTTTCTTTCATTGTTCCGATTTAGTATAGTTTGGAATATTAAGTCATTCATCTGTTCTTATTGACAATCTACAACTACATGATAATGTGCTAGACGGTTAGAGCCTATATGTTGTGTCTTTATGATATGTTCTGTTTTATGTCaaaatatatgtaattatctGGTTCTTTTAGCTTTCTTAACTTGGATGATGAAAGCTGGTTTTATTTAGCTATGCCTTGGTTTCGCATGCTCGGTTTTTATTTTCATGCTTCTTTGTACTTTATATAGGAGACCTTCTTGTCCAATTTACGAGCTTTGCAGCCTGAACTTTGCATCACAGCAGCCTATGGGAATATTTTACCCGCCAAGTTTCTCAACATTCCACCATTAGGTTAGTCCATGATTTTTTTCGTTAACAAATTACTtttatcttcttcattttttccaTGTATACAGGAACGGTCAACATTCACCCGAGTCTACTACCATTGTACCGTGGTGCTGCTCCTGTTCAAAGAGCACTTCAGGTTCTTCCTCACTATAAATTTGATTGCGATTATGAATATGTTTATGATTCTCGTATGATCTTCAACCATTTAGTCTCTTTATTAGGATGGTGTTAAAGAGACCGGAGTCTCATTAGCATTTACCGTACGTGCCTTAGATGCTGGACCTGTCATTGCCCGTGAAAGAGTAGAAGTTGATGACCAAATCAAGGTAAAGATATTCATTTCCCGAAAGTAATTTGTCAATTAATAATCACTGATAGAATGATGAATGCTTACATGATTTACGTGCAGGCACCGGATCTGCTAGCATTACTATTTTCTGAAGGTGTTCCTATTATGTTATTTGATGATCGTACAATTAAATCTAATATACCATTTAAACTTATCTCATCGTAAGTTATGCAGGGTCTAAACTTCTTATCTGTAAACTTCCTTCCATATTTGATGGATCTGCTAAAGTGAATGCCGAACCTCAAGATGATTCTAAAGTTACATTGGCTCCAAAGGCAAGGgttccattttcttttatttctttctctcttttttaagtATCATTGACAGGAATTATTTGAATCGTGTCGCATCTTTGATGCATCCATGTTATATATTTCCATACGATTTACTCAAGTAAAAGCACTACGGAGGCCCTTGTACTAAGAATCGGATTGTATTTTGTCCCTTCTACTAAAAAATTGAACATATTAGTCCCTGTACATTAGATTTAAGTGCAAACCGCctcttctattaaaaattccatccatttctgCAATTAAAGCTGGTCCTTGTACATCAGCATAAGGTACATATGGCACGCTACTTATCACAGTTTGGTTATTCTGTTAGCCATGTTAGTTACAAtacaaattgatgaaatttttaacagaaatgaccaatttactctcTAATTTAATGTAcggggactaatttgctcatttttttagtagagagggcaaaatgcaatttgaatCCTAATACAAGGGCCTCGATGGTACTTTTACCTTGATATGTTCAATTATGCATTTGGATGCTCGGTCAATGACCTTTAATGAGTACTTAATGTTTGCTTAAATTAaccctttttcttcaatttatgCAGATAAGTCCTGAAGAATCATGGTTATCCTTTGATGAAGAAGCTTTAATTCTACATAATAAGGTTGTtttctcttccattttctttGAAATTCGACAATGTAGTCATGACGTGCAACTTCTTTTAGGTTCGTGCATTTGCAGGTTGGCCAGGAACCCGAGCTAAAGTTTTAGTCATTGATGATGAAAGTAGCAACAACCATAATATCCTCGAACTTAAAATCATCACCACAAGAGTAGGGTCTAATGATAAAATCCGGGACAATGATGTACATGACATTGCTTTCATCAAGGATGCATTGGTATTTCCCTGTGGAGGACGTACAGATCTTGAGGTGGGTGAAAATTCGTTGCTTTACTGGTATTgttgttttttatttcttattattttctggTTTGCTGATCTTGAAACAGGTATTGGAAGTTCAACTTCCTGGTAAGAAGGTGACATCTGCAGCTGCCTTTTGGAATGGTTTACGTGGTCAAAAGCTAAAGACATTATAATGAACAAGGCATTTTACATTAGATtgataatgtaaaattttaatgttcaattCCAACAAATAGTCTGCCATGTTTAGGCTACGGTAAGAATGTAATATCTGACAGCTCTAGTGTTTCGGTTTTGCAGAGCATTGAACCAACTTCACTCTTTCATCCGGGCAAAGCTGCAGAAAACATATAAGACAGTAAAACTACCCGAGTTTTGTCCAGGTTCGTGTGTTCCAGCTTCATATCATTTGCTTACTTCATAAACCGGGATCTGCCACATGACATCAGCTATGGACTCTGATTGTTGACTCTTTTAAGAGCATACAATTCTTTTTGGTAACCATGAAATGTAGGTTTAGACATAATTGTTTATTTCAAACATGACATACTGCAAGATGTTCAATCATTTTCACCGTGTTGGTTTTTCAAACCCGAGGTTTAGGAACCTATAAACTTCTGCTATTGATTGTTCAATAATCTCGTCATGTACCTCTTTTCATCGTCTTCGTTTAGCATCTCGGTGTAATCTTTGTTCTGCTGAAACATCTTGCTGAATAGCTTTGATCATATTAATGATGCATTAGTGAAAAATAACTGGAACAAGATACATAATGGATATGTCAAAActtaatataacataaattatgaacatatattgaatttcttttttatatttttatgttgacaccattttttgatgaaaaacggggtcgacttgggttttgaaaaatgaaacgggagtcgccaccaatcctttttttatgaggtgtgattggatcaccttgaaaagtggttgtttttaataaacggtttgattttattaaaacaacaggtttggtccacgaaattcagaaaaacgggttcgggagtcggttacgcacgaggaaggattagcaccctcgatacgcccaaaattggtaccttagttgattacttaatgtcttaatgtcgaaaagctgaaaactttaaagaaatttaaaaaatacgatccttgtattaaaaagttgaaaattttgaaaaaagtggcatatttcacgttaatcaagAAAAgacatcatatccagtaagttaggatacaacgtCTCGAATTCTCGATACTGGAGTGAATGCTAAAATGTTACCCCTtttcaaaaaaatgttttattatctcgggtttagaaaataaatcttgcccagtaagttagggcacgatcttttcttaactTCCGAGATCATTTTAAAAAACTtcgagtttgaaaagattcgtgtatttagatttattgagaaagtcgaaacccagtaagttagggcactatttcctcaaatccaaacacgaaatgtcattttaaaaattaaattttgttacatcgagtaaaataaaacacgaaaTCATAGTaaaagcaaattacattttttatgcatggcaaaatcataatgaatataaaaGTATAGAATGATACGAGCAATATCAATCAATATAAACAGTCAAACTTAcgacatataaaataacaaaatataaaaacgaattcattcaaaataaataatgaaaatgaaataaataaagagtaaatacaataaaaacaaagagatatatatgtatatataggtatatagatAGTTTTAAgctataaaaaatatatgtatatatgagtcataaaatatttaaagaacaTATATAGAACACgtatttaaaaatatgaagaatatgtaagtgtatatatatatttatgaaaacaagatatgtatatagatatatagatatgtatataaattaaaatataaaggtataaatatctatttataaaaataaaaacacatacatagatatgtataataatatgaaaatacatatgtaggtataagtaaaatatatatgtaaaaaaaaggaaatataatatatatatatatatatataaatatgcacgtttataatatatatatatatatatatgaataggtATATAAATATTCGTGAAAGAAAAGTATAAGAGAAATAACAGTAATATTAATAGTAacgataatagtaataataataaccataataataatagtaaactaataataatatttaaaataataataataataataacataaaattgctaaaatatgggctaaatcgaaataaaacaaaaatatagggcgaaattgaaagaaaaataaaataaaagggactaaatcaaaataaaaaaagaaactgGGCGAATTCAAAAtgaaagggactaaattacaaagcgCGCCAAAAGCGAAGGGATCAAATGAGCAAATAACCCAAACGCCTCAAAACGCAGCGCAGCAGTAGGCCAGAttgaaataaagttaaaattatagggctagattaaaaataaaaggaaatagcgAAAAGGACCGAATTGCAATGCTCTTTAAAATTGGAGGGACTGAGCGCACAAATAGCCCATCcagcgaaaacacgcggatcctcccctcgggtcgggtcgacgcgcggatctggggggcaaaacgacgtcgtttcggggCTTAAGAATGccggccaaaacggcgtcgttttaccAGGGTATAAAAGGCCttcttttgagaaaaaaaaattcatttgggcattgaaaagaaaaaaaacaggaggaaagaaaaaaaaattctctctgGACTAAGTCCAGATTCCGGCCAAGGCCCACCGTGCCAGCGtcgcgccggccaccgtacacggtgtcCGAAAATTCAAAAAGGtacgttttttttcttttttttatattatgtatatatttataatatatattattacaaatcaaaaaaatagaaaaacgaataaatagataaataaagttGGAAAACTAGGAAAACCTTTTGTGTTAATAgagtaaaaaaacaaataacaaagaaaataaaaaaaaaaacaaaaaacaatgcACACGAACAGAAGAAAAAGAATACTAGAATCAAcctctttttgattttttttttgcttttcattCACT containing:
- the LOC107953924 gene encoding protein rtoA, translated to MASNCNQEEPSTAPKPNRWYNISLGSSLKDQHQPNSKFCTLRYEFKPASIDKNQPGLLHKSKDYRVKVEFENNQHGKPKVTFDGVCEDYKDNDAVLFFDGEAFRLERLHRAVKRLRHVRQPGESMAAATGTTAMAPSVGRAAESYSPPLGKGPKPESSNKSPVPPLLEHIDTGDFNSGGEHASSIPNKPKVSPDPKSYESEEQVDIVNDDDDNDGLGTDKQDDNASEKISTGVGIDINLPVDIDEEVDLSEDEEHKAGRSAAEALRAQVNAEEKEEQSSSSSSSSGSESSGSGSGSESSGSGSGSGSESSDGNSEVSI
- the LOC107953925 gene encoding ATP-dependent Clp protease proteolytic subunit 3, chloroplastic — encoded protein: MEMSLTQIAKPPPCLVNKNSLFTNKNRVKSTVKALRNSYPKRATVSSNWDVSNLSPLSSSSTTPTWFPRFEELDTTNMLLRQRIIFLGSQVDDMTADLIISQLLLLDAEDSEKDIKLFINSPGGSVTAGMGIYDAMKMCKADVSTICLGLAASMGAFLLATGTKGKRFCMPNSRVMIHQPLGTAGGKATEMSIRIREMVYHKVKLNKILSRVTGKPEEQIEVDTDRDNFMNPWEAKEYGLIDGVIDDGKPGLVAPIADAAPPPKTRVWDLWKVEGSKKAKKNLPTEHKMLQNGHTGGQEKKEAAPL
- the LOC107953923 gene encoding methionyl-tRNA formyltransferase; translated protein: MYSTSMLRRFFFFNAAASSSSITPSSSTTTITSKKKSLVFLGSPQVSATVLDALFNASAAPSSSFEVTAIVTQPPSRRDRGRKVMPSPVAQYALDRGFPSDLIFTPERAGEETFLSNLRALQPELCITAAYGNILPAKFLNIPPLGTVNIHPSLLPLYRGAAPVQRALQDGVKETGVSLAFTVRALDAGPVIARERVEVDDQIKAPDLLALLFSEGSKLLICKLPSIFDGSAKVNAEPQDDSKVTLAPKISPEESWLSFDEEALILHNKVRAFAGWPGTRAKVLVIDDESSNNHNILELKIITTRVGSNDKIRDNDVHDIAFIKDALVFPCGGRTDLEVLEVQLPGKKVTSAAAFWNGLRGQKLKTL